In the genome of Neoarius graeffei isolate fNeoGra1 chromosome 27, fNeoGra1.pri, whole genome shotgun sequence, one region contains:
- the LOC132875227 gene encoding uncharacterized protein LOC132875227 translates to MDLLWNILERPVDILILTVISIPCTLQFIYECLTQLVNRGYIAPDNRGFVDRIWICHRQTKRLMVFTLETVVRSKKIRFHTMVFGNIMTCDKDFLRRLGISLKEEFLVDQCDVIIAFTPIVSRAGTDIEAALKKIPENKPVVFVVLHHTFDPEYNVPDSSRAINRSNLLAVDCLFHEDQGLLKCQRNTKALKATENYLRDIKRN, encoded by the exons ATGGATCTACTCTGGAATATTCTTGAACGCCCGGTGGATATTCTTATTCTTACTGTTATTTCTATTCCTTGCACACTACAATTCATTTAT gaATGTCTGACTCAGCTGGTAAATCGAG GTTACATTGCTCCAGACAACAGAGGATTTGTCGACCGAATCTGGATATGTCATCGTCAAACaaag AGATTGATGGTTTTCACACTTGAGACAG TTGTACGGTCAAAAAAGATCAGATTCCACACGATGGTCTTTGGAAATATCATGACGTGTGACAAGGACTTTTTGAGAAGACTGGGTATCAGTCTCAAAGAAGAGTTCCTTGTGGATCAGTGTGACGTCATCATTGCTTTCACCCCGATTGTCTCTCGAGCTGGAACTGACATCGAAGCTGCTCTTAAGAAGATACCAG AAAACAAACCTGTTGTTTTTGTGGTGCTCCATCACACGTTTGATCCGGAATACAACGTTCCAGACAGCAGCCGAGCTATTAACAGAAGCAACCTGTTGGCTGTGGACTGTCTCTTTCATGAAGACCAGGGCCTGCTGAAATGTCAACGTAACACAAAGGCACTAAAAGCAACAGAAAACTATTTACGAGACATCAAGAGGAATTAA